In Fructilactobacillus cliffordii, a single genomic region encodes these proteins:
- a CDS encoding tRNA (mnm(5)s(2)U34)-methyltransferase — MKLQSALHFSHTLLDQVVKPGDNVIDATAGMGNDTLKLAQLVGPNGHVYSFDIQKTAVTATKAKLAAAGYQNATIVQLGHEQLDQVVRVPIKSAIFNLGYLPNGDHHVITHPETTITALEKCLDLLETLGLVIVICYYGHPGGEAEKSQVLDWVTHLPQRKFNVLQYQFLNQVHQPPFLLAIQKR; from the coding sequence ATGAAATTACAATCTGCACTACACTTCAGCCACACCCTCTTAGACCAGGTGGTAAAACCGGGTGATAACGTTATTGATGCCACGGCAGGAATGGGAAACGATACCCTCAAATTGGCCCAATTAGTGGGTCCGAACGGCCACGTTTACAGCTTTGACATTCAAAAAACGGCTGTAACGGCCACAAAAGCAAAACTAGCTGCTGCCGGCTACCAGAACGCAACGATCGTGCAACTGGGTCACGAACAACTGGACCAGGTCGTCAGAGTTCCGATTAAAAGCGCCATCTTTAACCTTGGTTATCTTCCGAATGGTGACCACCACGTTATTACCCATCCGGAGACCACCATTACAGCGTTAGAAAAATGTCTGGATCTCTTGGAAACTCTCGGGCTAGTGATTGTAATTTGTTATTACGGTCATCCGGGCGGAGAAGCGGAAAAGAGCCAAGTCCTTGACTGGGTTACCCACCTTCCCCAACGCAAATTCAACGTTTTACAATATCAATTCTTGAATCAAGTTCACCAACCACCGTTTCTGTTGGCAATTCAAAAACGCTAA
- the metK gene encoding methionine adenosyltransferase, with the protein MKEKHLFTSESVSEGHPDKIADHISDAILDAILRQDPDARVACETSVTTGLVLVFGEVSTTADVNIREIVRETIRNAGYDDPAYGFDADNVAVLVSIDEQSPDIAQGVDESEETRAGNGDPLDQIGAGDQGIMFGYATDETPELMPLPISLAHKLMRKTAAVRKSGEIKYLRPDAKAEVTVEFDEAGKPLRVDTVVLSTQHDPDVTQAQIKQDVIAKIVKQVIPAEYLDDETKYLINPTGKFVIGGPNGDAGLTGRKIIVDTYGGSAHHGGGAFSGKDATKVDRSASYAARYIAKNIVAAGLAHRVEIQLAYAIGVAEPVSIQVDTFGTSDYSEEELIQAIRQTFDLRPAGIIQMLDLQRPIYEQTATYGHFGRDDIDLPWEHTDRVAQLQAALPKK; encoded by the coding sequence ATGAAAGAGAAACATTTATTTACGTCCGAATCGGTGTCAGAAGGACATCCTGATAAAATTGCTGATCACATTAGTGATGCCATTTTGGATGCCATTTTACGTCAGGATCCAGATGCACGGGTAGCATGTGAAACGTCCGTAACCACTGGATTAGTGTTAGTTTTTGGAGAGGTGTCCACCACGGCGGACGTTAACATTCGCGAGATTGTTAGAGAAACAATTCGCAATGCTGGTTATGATGATCCAGCTTATGGGTTTGATGCCGATAACGTGGCTGTGTTGGTTTCAATTGATGAACAATCACCAGACATCGCACAGGGAGTCGATGAATCAGAAGAAACCCGGGCCGGCAATGGTGATCCCCTTGATCAAATTGGAGCGGGAGATCAGGGGATTATGTTTGGGTACGCAACCGATGAAACACCTGAACTCATGCCACTACCGATTTCGTTGGCCCACAAACTGATGCGTAAAACTGCCGCAGTGCGTAAGAGTGGTGAAATTAAGTACCTGCGTCCGGATGCTAAGGCCGAGGTAACGGTTGAGTTCGATGAAGCAGGGAAACCACTACGGGTCGATACAGTCGTCCTTAGTACTCAACACGATCCAGATGTGACCCAGGCACAGATTAAACAAGATGTGATTGCCAAAATTGTCAAACAGGTCATTCCCGCCGAGTATCTTGATGACGAAACCAAGTATCTGATTAACCCAACTGGCAAATTCGTCATTGGTGGACCCAATGGAGATGCCGGGTTAACTGGTCGAAAGATCATCGTGGATACTTACGGTGGTTCCGCTCACCACGGTGGGGGAGCTTTTTCTGGAAAGGATGCGACGAAAGTCGATCGTTCAGCGAGTTATGCAGCTCGCTACATCGCTAAAAACATTGTGGCAGCTGGTTTAGCTCACCGGGTAGAAATTCAGTTAGCCTATGCGATTGGGGTGGCTGAACCGGTTTCCATTCAAGTGGACACCTTTGGGACTTCTGATTATTCAGAGGAAGAACTCATTCAAGCCATCCGCCAAACGTTTGACCTTCGGCCGGCCGGCATTATCCAAATGTTGGACTTACAACGTCCGATTTACGAACAAACGGCTACTTACGGCCACTTTGGTCGCGACGATATTGATTTACCGTGGGAACACACCGATCGGGTAGCACAATTACAAGCGGCGCTCCCGAAAAAATAA
- a CDS encoding solute carrier family 23 protein, whose translation MKNEEIKLDIHDKPSGLSWIGLSLQHMFSMFGSTVIVPLLVGLSPSIALFASGIGTLLHILITKGKIPAYMGSSFAFITPMLALMKTTGIGGVQQGVIAVGLVYLVVAALVWMLGTDWIDRLLPPIVVGPIVVVIGLSLASAAAQDAMMKNNHYDLTYFLIALATLFLAIFFNMKLKGFLGMIPILLAIVCGYLISMACGLVDLHAIASAPWFKIPHFELLGTEKGFHLEWNAILVMAPIAFVTMTEHMGHLMVLGELTHRNFFKDPGLNRTLAGDGAASLAAGLLGGPAVTSYGENIGVMAITKVYSVYVIVGAALFAMAFAFVNKLNVLIMQMPLPVIGGISFLLFGTIASSGIKVMVDDHLDLNNKRNLMIASVVLVIGVGNAYLQIGSFQFTGVALATVIGIGLNLILPQQPANE comes from the coding sequence GTGAAAAACGAGGAGATTAAGCTGGATATTCATGATAAGCCGAGTGGTTTGTCTTGGATTGGATTATCGCTACAACACATGTTTTCAATGTTTGGAAGTACGGTGATTGTGCCGCTGTTAGTGGGCTTGAGTCCCAGCATTGCCTTATTTGCATCTGGAATTGGAACTTTACTTCACATTTTGATTACGAAGGGCAAGATTCCAGCTTACATGGGATCTAGCTTTGCCTTCATTACCCCGATGTTAGCGTTAATGAAAACGACGGGAATCGGTGGTGTACAACAAGGAGTGATTGCCGTTGGATTGGTTTATCTAGTCGTGGCTGCCTTAGTGTGGATGCTTGGGACTGATTGGATTGACCGCTTGCTACCACCAATTGTGGTTGGACCGATTGTGGTAGTGATTGGGTTGTCTCTCGCTAGTGCTGCTGCGCAAGATGCCATGATGAAAAATAATCACTATGATCTCACTTACTTCTTAATTGCGCTGGCAACCCTCTTTTTAGCCATTTTTTTCAACATGAAGCTGAAAGGATTTTTGGGCATGATTCCCATTCTGTTAGCCATCGTGTGTGGTTATCTAATCTCCATGGCCTGTGGATTGGTCGATTTACATGCCATTGCCAGCGCTCCTTGGTTTAAAATCCCGCACTTTGAATTACTTGGAACGGAAAAAGGCTTCCACTTGGAGTGGAATGCGATTCTGGTCATGGCGCCGATTGCCTTTGTCACAATGACCGAACACATGGGGCACTTGATGGTCCTAGGTGAATTGACCCACCGGAACTTCTTTAAGGATCCCGGTTTGAACCGAACGTTAGCCGGGGATGGAGCGGCTTCTTTGGCCGCCGGATTACTTGGTGGACCGGCCGTCACTAGTTACGGGGAAAACATCGGGGTGATGGCCATCACGAAGGTGTACAGTGTTTACGTAATCGTGGGTGCCGCTTTGTTTGCCATGGCCTTTGCCTTTGTAAACAAATTGAACGTTCTCATTATGCAAATGCCGCTGCCTGTCATCGGGGGAATTAGTTTCTTACTGTTTGGAACCATCGCCTCGAGCGGGATTAAGGTCATGGTCGATGATCATTTGGACTTAAATAACAAACGGAACTTAATGATTGCTTCAGTCGTGTTAGTGATTGGGGTCGGAAACGCGTACCTCCAAATTGGAAGTTTCCAATTTACGGGAGTGGCCCTAGCCACGGTGATCGGGATTGGATTAAATCTGATTCTGCCGCAACAACCAGCTAATGAATAA
- a CDS encoding amino acid ABC transporter permease, whose protein sequence is MLEIITSSLPSLLSAMLKFTIPLSLISFAIGMVIAFLVALIRTLNPNFGPVGKPLWLILRAVISFYVWAFRSTPLLVQLFIIFFGLPSVGIKLAPFVAALIGFSLNMGAYGSETIRAALLSVNQEQWEAAYTLGFSTPQTLWHFIIPQALRTALPPLSNEFIGLVKDTSLASTITIAEMFQVSQQIAAQNFEPLLMYVEVAALYAILCSILNVLQHYLEKRSSQYLKGAAD, encoded by the coding sequence ATGCTGGAAATTATTACCTCGTCATTACCGAGCTTACTAAGTGCGATGCTAAAGTTTACCATTCCGTTATCGTTGATTTCCTTTGCAATTGGAATGGTGATTGCGTTCTTGGTGGCGCTAATCAGAACTTTAAATCCTAATTTCGGACCCGTGGGAAAACCACTGTGGTTAATTTTACGGGCTGTCATTAGTTTCTACGTGTGGGCCTTTCGGTCGACGCCATTGTTAGTGCAATTATTTATCATTTTCTTTGGATTACCGTCCGTTGGAATTAAACTGGCGCCGTTTGTGGCAGCTTTAATTGGATTTTCATTGAACATGGGGGCCTACGGTTCAGAAACAATCAGAGCTGCCTTGCTGTCCGTTAATCAGGAACAATGGGAAGCTGCTTACACACTGGGATTCTCTACGCCGCAGACGTTATGGCACTTTATCATTCCACAAGCCTTACGAACAGCGTTACCACCGCTATCAAACGAATTCATTGGACTGGTTAAGGATACTTCATTGGCCAGCACGATTACAATTGCGGAAATGTTTCAGGTTAGTCAACAAATTGCGGCGCAGAACTTTGAACCGCTGTTGATGTACGTGGAAGTGGCCGCTTTGTATGCCATCCTTTGTTCGATTTTAAACGTTCTCCAGCATTACCTAGAAAAACGGTCATCACAATATCTAAAGGGGGCCGCTGACTAA
- a CDS encoding hydroxymethylglutaryl-CoA synthase: protein MNVGIDQIGFYTPSYYLDLRDLAHARNEDPNKYLIGIGQERQAVPPASQDAVTMAANAAVQVVTPENRERISLIIFGTESGVDNSKSGAIYLQQLLGLKREARAFEIKQACYGATAGLQMAKDFVTAHPEQEALVVGADVARYGLGTPGEVTQGCGAIAMTISANPRTLAISPNSSVYSDDIMDFWRPLDHTVALVDGHYSNDIYQQFFQKTIHAYCEQQQTNLTDFQALTFHLPYSKLGLKALRTILPEVNEAHQQQWLTEFESSRVYNRQVGNLYTGSLYLSLLSLLDHAQGLTSGNQIGLFSYGSGAQGEFFAGTLQSEFQNSNRRKQIDDMLDRRQRLDVNQYEEFFTQWPTFNTANVTIDPAPDDAEFVFTGVVDNKRQYRQR from the coding sequence ATGAATGTGGGAATTGATCAAATTGGTTTTTATACGCCGAGCTACTATCTGGATTTACGGGACTTAGCGCACGCTCGAAACGAAGATCCCAATAAATATTTAATTGGAATCGGTCAAGAACGACAAGCCGTTCCACCAGCTTCTCAGGATGCGGTCACGATGGCCGCTAATGCGGCGGTTCAAGTAGTTACGCCGGAGAATCGGGAACGGATTTCCTTAATTATTTTTGGCACCGAAAGTGGCGTGGATAATTCCAAGTCCGGGGCCATTTACCTGCAACAACTATTGGGTTTGAAGCGTGAAGCACGGGCGTTTGAAATTAAACAAGCTTGCTATGGTGCCACGGCTGGTCTGCAAATGGCCAAGGATTTTGTGACTGCTCACCCGGAGCAAGAAGCCTTGGTCGTTGGAGCTGATGTTGCTCGGTATGGTCTGGGGACTCCGGGGGAAGTGACTCAGGGGTGCGGAGCAATCGCGATGACCATCAGTGCCAACCCGCGGACGTTAGCAATCAGTCCCAACAGCAGTGTTTATTCAGACGACATCATGGATTTCTGGCGGCCCCTGGATCACACGGTAGCCCTAGTTGACGGTCACTATTCCAATGATATTTACCAGCAATTCTTCCAAAAGACGATTCATGCTTATTGTGAGCAACAACAGACTAACTTAACCGATTTTCAAGCCTTAACCTTCCACCTGCCGTACAGCAAGTTAGGCTTAAAGGCACTGCGCACAATCTTACCGGAGGTTAACGAAGCTCACCAGCAGCAGTGGCTAACGGAATTTGAATCGAGTCGGGTTTACAACCGTCAGGTCGGTAACTTGTACACGGGTTCCTTATATTTGAGTCTCCTGTCATTATTAGACCATGCGCAGGGATTAACTTCTGGAAATCAAATTGGGCTGTTTAGCTATGGCTCCGGAGCCCAAGGAGAGTTCTTTGCCGGCACGCTCCAATCCGAGTTTCAGAATTCCAACCGGCGCAAGCAAATTGATGACATGTTGGACCGCCGGCAACGCTTGGATGTTAATCAGTATGAAGAGTTCTTTACGCAGTGGCCAACCTTTAACACTGCTAACGTGACGATTGATCCAGCCCCGGATGACGCGGAATTCGTGTTTACTGGAGTAGTTGATAACAAACGCCAGTACCGCCAGCGTTAG
- a CDS encoding MDR family MFS transporter codes for MPARTTNVKVVTIALFIATFMSAIEGTIVSTAMPTIVGDLHGVSLMNWVFSIFLLTNAIATPIYGKLADQLGRKRVFIFGLAVFTLGSLFSGMSGRMETLILWRALQGVGAGVIMPVSFTIVADMYPFQKRADVVGLLGSAWGIASIVAPLLGGFIVDQLSWHWIFFVNVPIGLVTMGLIAWFLVEPAAKRSTHIDYGGVFLIAVVLLAVMYLFQLLGENPLHWLSMAICVVVAIVGMVLFVYQERRAVDPIIPLSMFKQRTFVTQNLIAALISGFIFAYEVYLPDWTQGILGLPATMAGFAITPSSIMWIIGSFWTGKLLAKFRPQVITYLSLIFIGCGSLASVLAPISTPFWAFFIISGVMGVGFGLCITNASVTVQNEVAKDQIGVASSFNTLSRTLGQTLMISVFGIVMNTTMLHGVHSHPRTNMKLMNELINPQTAKLLPDHLIPQLREILYAALHNVFLVAGLLVIATLVVNWFDRKVRA; via the coding sequence ATGCCAGCACGAACGACAAACGTAAAAGTCGTGACCATTGCCCTGTTTATTGCTACCTTTATGAGTGCAATTGAGGGAACGATTGTGTCTACGGCCATGCCCACGATTGTAGGGGACCTGCACGGGGTCTCGTTGATGAACTGGGTTTTTTCTATTTTTCTCTTGACCAATGCGATTGCCACGCCGATTTATGGGAAGTTGGCTGACCAGTTAGGCCGGAAACGAGTTTTTATCTTTGGTCTGGCGGTCTTTACCCTGGGTTCGCTTTTCTCTGGGATGTCAGGACGAATGGAAACGCTGATTCTATGGCGGGCTCTCCAGGGAGTTGGGGCCGGAGTAATCATGCCGGTTTCATTTACCATCGTGGCCGATATGTATCCCTTTCAAAAACGGGCGGACGTGGTCGGGCTGTTAGGGTCTGCCTGGGGAATTGCCTCCATCGTAGCGCCGTTACTAGGAGGCTTCATTGTTGATCAACTCTCGTGGCACTGGATTTTCTTTGTCAACGTGCCGATTGGTTTGGTAACGATGGGCCTAATTGCCTGGTTTCTGGTGGAACCGGCTGCGAAGCGTTCCACTCACATTGATTATGGCGGGGTCTTTTTAATTGCAGTGGTATTGTTGGCCGTCATGTACCTCTTTCAATTACTAGGAGAAAATCCGTTGCACTGGTTATCAATGGCAATCTGTGTTGTGGTAGCCATCGTGGGAATGGTGCTCTTTGTTTATCAAGAACGGCGGGCCGTTGACCCGATTATTCCGTTAAGCATGTTTAAACAGCGGACCTTTGTGACCCAAAATCTAATTGCGGCACTGATTAGCGGCTTCATCTTTGCCTACGAGGTTTATTTACCGGATTGGACCCAGGGGATTTTAGGCTTGCCCGCCACCATGGCTGGCTTTGCGATTACACCGAGTTCCATCATGTGGATTATTGGTTCCTTTTGGACTGGAAAGTTACTGGCGAAGTTCCGACCCCAAGTAATTACCTACCTGAGTTTAATCTTCATTGGGTGTGGGAGCTTGGCTTCCGTTTTGGCCCCAATTAGTACCCCATTTTGGGCCTTTTTCATCATTTCGGGGGTTATGGGAGTTGGTTTTGGATTATGCATCACGAACGCCTCGGTAACGGTGCAAAACGAAGTGGCGAAAGATCAAATTGGGGTGGCATCTTCATTTAATACCCTAAGTCGGACGTTAGGGCAGACCTTAATGATTTCCGTATTTGGAATTGTGATGAACACCACGATGTTGCATGGGGTGCACAGTCATCCCCGGACCAATATGAAACTAATGAATGAACTAATTAATCCCCAGACGGCTAAATTACTGCCAGATCATTTAATTCCTCAGTTACGCGAAATTTTGTATGCAGCGTTACATAACGTCTTTTTAGTAGCAGGTTTGCTGGTCATTGCAACCCTCGTGGTAAACTGGTTTGACCGAAAAGTCCGTGCTTAG
- the leuS gene encoding leucine--tRNA ligase: MAVYDHKEIETKWQNYWDEHQTFKTGEDPNKEKYYVLDMFPYPSGQGLHVGHPEGYTATDIMARFNRMQNKNVLHPMGWDAFGLPAEQYAMKTGNNPADFTNQNIQNFKRQIKSLGFSYDWSREVNTTDPKYYKWTQWIFEQLYKKGLAYEDEIEVNWAPDLMGGTVVANEEVVNGKTERGGYPVYRKPMKQWVLRITAYAERLLDDLDDLDWPESIKQMQRNWIGKSVGASIKFDVDQHPDDQIEVFSTRADTLFGATYLVLSPENPLVEDITTAEQADTVAEYQKYVASKSDLERTDLNKDKSGVFTGAYAKNPVNGKLLPVWIGDYVLPSYGTGAIMAVPAHDQRDYEFAKKFDLPIIPVIAGGDIEKEAYTGDGTHINSGFLDGMDKDEALHTIITWLEDHDAGAKKVNYKLRDWIFSRQRYWGEPIPVIHWDDGTTSLVPEDELPLRLPKTDNIKPSGTGESPLANLSDWVNVTDKNGRHGRRETNTMPQWAGSSWYYLRYVDPNNDQMIADPEKLKYWLPVDLYVGGAEHAVLHLLYARFWHKFLYDLGVVPTKEPFQRLVNQGMILGTNHEKMSKSKGNVVNPDDIVNEYGADTLRLYEMFMGPLMESKPWSTEGITGANRWIKRVWRMYEGDAEQASGMVVAENDGALAKSYNQTVKKVTDDIEKMRFNTAISQMMVFVNDVYKHQQLPKEYAEGLIKLLSPITPHIAEEIWHRLGHDETIAYAAWPTYDESQLQADEVQIAVQINGKVRARLSVPVDVDKDTIEKMALELPDVQANLTDKTVRKVIVVPKKIVNIVAN; encoded by the coding sequence ATGGCCGTTTATGATCACAAAGAGATTGAAACCAAATGGCAAAACTATTGGGATGAACACCAGACGTTTAAAACGGGCGAGGATCCGAATAAAGAGAAGTACTACGTTTTAGATATGTTCCCGTATCCATCTGGACAGGGACTGCACGTGGGCCATCCCGAAGGGTACACGGCTACTGACATCATGGCGCGGTTTAATCGGATGCAGAACAAGAACGTTTTGCATCCGATGGGATGGGATGCCTTTGGGCTACCGGCCGAACAGTACGCCATGAAGACGGGGAATAATCCAGCCGATTTTACGAACCAAAATATCCAAAATTTTAAACGCCAAATTAAATCACTCGGATTTTCGTACGATTGGAGTCGGGAAGTCAACACGACCGATCCGAAGTACTACAAGTGGACCCAGTGGATTTTTGAACAACTCTACAAAAAGGGTCTCGCCTATGAAGATGAAATTGAGGTCAATTGGGCCCCTGATTTGATGGGCGGTACGGTAGTTGCCAACGAAGAGGTTGTTAATGGCAAGACCGAACGGGGCGGTTACCCCGTGTACCGGAAGCCAATGAAGCAATGGGTTTTGCGAATTACGGCCTATGCCGAACGGTTGTTAGATGACTTGGATGATTTGGACTGGCCGGAAAGCATTAAACAGATGCAACGGAACTGGATTGGAAAATCAGTCGGTGCCAGCATCAAGTTTGACGTTGACCAACATCCAGACGACCAAATCGAAGTCTTCTCCACGCGGGCGGACACGCTCTTTGGGGCAACGTACCTAGTCTTGTCTCCAGAAAACCCATTGGTGGAAGACATTACGACCGCTGAACAAGCCGATACGGTCGCTGAATACCAAAAATACGTTGCTTCTAAATCTGATTTGGAACGGACCGACCTCAACAAGGATAAGTCCGGGGTATTTACTGGGGCTTACGCTAAAAACCCCGTGAACGGGAAATTACTGCCCGTCTGGATTGGTGATTACGTGCTGCCATCATACGGAACGGGAGCCATCATGGCAGTTCCTGCACACGATCAACGAGACTATGAGTTTGCCAAGAAATTTGATTTACCCATCATTCCCGTGATTGCGGGAGGTGACATTGAGAAGGAAGCCTACACCGGCGATGGGACTCACATTAATTCGGGCTTCCTGGATGGCATGGATAAGGATGAAGCGCTTCACACCATCATTACCTGGCTTGAGGATCATGATGCCGGAGCTAAGAAAGTTAACTACAAGCTCCGGGACTGGATTTTCTCCCGGCAACGGTACTGGGGTGAACCCATTCCGGTGATTCATTGGGACGATGGCACGACTTCACTGGTGCCAGAAGACGAACTCCCGTTACGGTTGCCAAAGACCGATAACATTAAGCCGTCTGGAACCGGAGAAAGTCCATTGGCTAACCTTAGTGATTGGGTTAATGTAACTGATAAAAACGGTCGGCACGGCCGGCGGGAAACGAACACGATGCCGCAATGGGCTGGAAGTTCGTGGTACTACCTCCGTTACGTGGATCCAAACAACGATCAGATGATTGCTGATCCCGAAAAGTTGAAGTACTGGTTGCCGGTTGATCTGTACGTGGGTGGGGCCGAACACGCCGTCTTGCACTTGCTGTACGCTCGGTTTTGGCACAAGTTCTTGTATGACTTGGGCGTTGTTCCGACCAAAGAACCGTTCCAACGGTTGGTGAACCAAGGAATGATTCTCGGCACCAATCACGAAAAGATGTCGAAATCGAAGGGGAACGTGGTGAACCCGGATGACATCGTGAATGAATACGGGGCAGATACCCTCCGTCTCTACGAAATGTTCATGGGTCCGTTGATGGAATCGAAACCATGGAGTACGGAAGGAATTACCGGAGCTAATCGATGGATTAAACGGGTTTGGCGGATGTATGAAGGTGACGCAGAACAAGCAAGCGGCATGGTGGTTGCTGAAAACGATGGAGCATTAGCCAAGAGTTATAATCAAACCGTGAAAAAGGTTACCGACGACATCGAAAAAATGCGTTTTAACACGGCTATTTCTCAGATGATGGTCTTTGTGAACGACGTTTATAAACACCAACAATTACCAAAGGAATACGCCGAAGGGTTAATTAAGTTGCTGTCCCCAATTACACCGCATATTGCAGAAGAAATTTGGCACCGGTTGGGTCACGATGAGACGATTGCTTACGCTGCTTGGCCGACGTACGATGAAAGCCAACTGCAGGCGGATGAAGTCCAGATCGCTGTTCAGATTAACGGTAAGGTCCGGGCACGGCTTTCCGTTCCGGTCGATGTTGATAAAGATACGATTGAAAAAATGGCATTGGAACTACCGGATGTGCAAGCCAACTTGACCGATAAAACGGTTCGGAAGGTGATTGTGGTTCCAAAAAAGATTGTCAATATTGTCGCCAATTAA
- a CDS encoding amino acid ABC transporter ATP-binding protein, producing the protein MLKIEDVQKNFGKKHVLQGISTEFPEHQTTVIVGPSGSGKTTLLRSLDLLVQPDQGTLTLGSLRVNFANPIEKKVKNELRDQTSMVFQNWNLFPNLTILKNITAAPIYVQKVGKAQAEQQAHTLLQEVGLDDYADSYPNELSGGQQQRISICRALAVKPQYILLDEPTSALDPEMETQVLKMLEKLSDNGQSMIMVTHNMQFAKDAADKILFLEAGQLQFDGPCADFFADPSPRVTNFLQGISLK; encoded by the coding sequence ATGTTAAAAATTGAAGATGTGCAAAAAAACTTTGGTAAAAAGCACGTGTTACAGGGAATTAGTACCGAATTTCCCGAACACCAGACGACGGTAATTGTCGGGCCCTCGGGATCCGGTAAAACCACTTTGTTGCGGTCGCTGGATCTTTTAGTGCAACCTGATCAGGGAACGTTAACGTTAGGATCATTACGGGTTAACTTTGCTAATCCCATCGAGAAAAAGGTCAAAAACGAACTCCGGGATCAAACCAGTATGGTGTTTCAAAATTGGAACTTATTTCCTAATTTGACCATTCTGAAAAATATCACTGCTGCGCCAATCTACGTGCAAAAGGTGGGTAAAGCCCAAGCAGAACAACAGGCTCATACTTTACTGCAAGAAGTTGGACTCGATGATTACGCTGATTCCTATCCGAATGAATTATCAGGAGGGCAGCAACAACGAATCTCGATCTGTCGGGCGCTGGCTGTTAAGCCTCAGTACATTTTATTAGACGAACCGACAAGTGCGCTGGATCCAGAAATGGAAACCCAGGTTTTGAAAATGTTAGAGAAGTTGTCTGACAACGGTCAGTCCATGATCATGGTGACGCATAACATGCAATTCGCTAAGGATGCGGCCGATAAAATTCTGTTCTTAGAAGCGGGTCAATTACAATTTGATGGTCCCTGTGCCGACTTCTTTGCTGATCCATCTCCTCGAGTGACAAACTTCTTACAGGGGATTTCTTTGAAATAA
- a CDS encoding transporter substrate-binding domain-containing protein: protein MKKKWSLILMAGLAALVLAACGQKQAETKTPHVLTVGLEGTYAPYSYRQNGKLTGFEVDLAKETAKRMGLKPKFVTTGWDSLIAGLNSNDYDVVFNNMAENPDRQKKFRFATPYVYSKSIVITKKDGTIKSAKDLKGKKVAEGTGTDNWNNAKKLGANPVTSPAFQTSMDMIDQGRVAAAVNSREAFEYWKKSHPDTDLTYFEIPTSEVKASKIAPMMNKKNAKLQAKMDKAIQSERKDGTLKRLSMKYFGTNITDK, encoded by the coding sequence ATGAAGAAAAAATGGTCTTTAATTTTGATGGCCGGCTTAGCAGCCTTGGTGCTGGCTGCTTGTGGGCAAAAACAAGCGGAAACGAAGACGCCACATGTTTTAACGGTGGGGTTAGAAGGAACCTATGCGCCGTATTCTTACCGGCAAAACGGTAAGTTAACCGGATTTGAAGTTGATTTAGCCAAGGAAACCGCCAAACGAATGGGCTTGAAACCCAAATTTGTGACGACCGGTTGGGATTCTCTAATCGCCGGCTTAAACTCGAATGACTATGACGTGGTCTTTAACAACATGGCTGAAAATCCAGACCGGCAAAAGAAATTCCGGTTTGCCACTCCCTACGTATACTCCAAGTCAATTGTGATCACGAAAAAAGATGGTACCATTAAATCTGCGAAGGACTTGAAGGGTAAAAAAGTTGCTGAAGGAACGGGAACTGATAACTGGAATAACGCCAAGAAGTTAGGTGCCAACCCCGTTACTTCACCTGCCTTTCAAACGTCGATGGATATGATTGACCAAGGTCGGGTAGCCGCCGCTGTGAACTCGCGAGAAGCCTTTGAATACTGGAAGAAGAGTCATCCTGATACTGATTTAACTTACTTTGAAATTCCAACTAGTGAAGTTAAAGCAAGTAAAATTGCCCCGATGATGAATAAGAAGAACGCTAAACTCCAAGCCAAAATGGATAAGGCCATTCAATCAGAACGGAAAGATGGAACTTTGAAACGCCTTTCTATGAAGTACTTTGGGACTAACATTACAGATAAGTAG